A genomic stretch from Fusarium musae strain F31 chromosome 9, whole genome shotgun sequence includes:
- a CDS encoding hypothetical protein (EggNog:ENOG41) encodes MKVVVTGATGMVGNEIVKHCLADARITKVVILTRKAVSMDIESHPKADVIMIQDFARYSDQVLRRLEGSSACLWAIGARSDRLNHDKALLHHVNVELPLTAAKVLSERIAPKTPAGNKFNFVLCSNKTNSKASSLLSLGDPRKPKSEAEKGLCEIADASPETFSAWILRPSAIVTPDTPKKRRLVGGRSAHGVEVAQMARAFVKVACEGYKDRIIDNDALLKM; translated from the exons GGCAATGAGATCGTCAAACACTGTCTCGCGGACGCGCGCATCACAAAAGTCGTTATTCTCACTCGAAAGGCCGTCTCAATGGACATCGAGAGTCACCCAAAGGCGGATGTTATCATGATTCAGGACTTCGCAAGGTATTCCGATCAAGTTTTACGGCGACTTGAAGGATCTTCGGCCTGTTTATG GGCCATTGGAGCACGGTCAGATCGTCTCAACCACGACAAGGCACTTCTTCACCACGTCAACGTGGAACTACCGCTCACGGCGGCAAAAGTATTGAGCGAGCGCATAGCACCAAAGACACCAGCTGGCAACAAGTTCAACTTTGTCTTGTgcagcaacaagaccaaCTCAAAGGCATCTTCACTGCTGTCGCTCGGGGATCCAAGGAAACCAAAGTCCGAGGCGGAGAAGGGTCTATGCGAGATTGCAGACGCCAGCCCTGAAACATTTAGCGCTTGGATCTTGAGACCCAGCGCCATCGTCACCCCAGACACGCccaagaagagaagactTGTAGGCGGTCGCTCGGCTCACGGCGTTGAGGTTGCGCAGATGGCCAGGGCTTTTGTCAAGGTCGCCTGCGAGGGTTACAAGGATCGTATTATTGATAACGATGCGCTGCTGAAAATGTga